The following are encoded together in the Bradymonas sediminis genome:
- a CDS encoding c-type cytochrome, with protein sequence MKDQILAKVLKVSLAVGSVCVLAPFVSAQGIGSTEMDNMLVSTPQRVERGAELFQQNCSVCHGKTGEGMANIQLAGADGRTFNTADFTKGEYNIAKGPIQAYNVITFGLEDALVGADVAAAEERLGGKVPTHPTFNFLQYQSRWDMVHYIRSLSPTAGRIDPEEIIAKAKDRAINGVCDEDIKSSLNEKVTPQGDEQLATGKEIFNANCASCHGQNGKSDNPVGSSLMPPARNFTTEDPKEWTNQPVNALSVFDAITNGVPGTSMASYANLGEDERWALTQYVLNWVPDSVKVDATEAQIVAACRSLSAPEAPEPISIDVAMRALIKDQAEQRAVRHAQYGAVELQAGADAKSGALTFMQSCASCHGNSGSGAATGPLGAQPPYFYLTTDRLSPAAAGGTTADFARRSYAGAHATLAGMSSAATLSKAEWSNLQAYVASFDGDVEIKVAAPKVDPEAVTTQGEVAPEGEAAPEAETE encoded by the coding sequence ATGAAAGACCAAATACTTGCTAAAGTTCTAAAAGTTTCGCTCGCCGTGGGCTCGGTCTGCGTGTTGGCACCGTTTGTCAGCGCTCAGGGAATCGGCTCCACCGAGATGGACAATATGCTGGTGTCGACCCCGCAGCGCGTCGAGCGCGGCGCGGAGCTCTTCCAGCAAAACTGCAGCGTCTGTCACGGTAAGACTGGCGAAGGCATGGCCAATATCCAGCTCGCGGGAGCCGACGGCCGCACCTTCAACACAGCCGACTTCACCAAGGGTGAATATAATATCGCGAAGGGCCCGATTCAGGCCTATAACGTGATCACCTTCGGTCTCGAGGACGCCCTGGTCGGCGCCGACGTCGCCGCTGCTGAAGAACGCCTGGGCGGCAAAGTGCCCACCCACCCGACCTTCAACTTCCTGCAGTACCAGTCCCGCTGGGATATGGTTCACTATATCCGCAGCCTCTCGCCGACCGCGGGCCGGATTGACCCGGAAGAGATCATTGCGAAGGCAAAAGATCGCGCCATCAACGGCGTTTGCGACGAGGACATCAAGTCCTCGCTCAACGAGAAGGTCACGCCCCAGGGCGACGAGCAACTCGCCACTGGCAAAGAGATCTTCAACGCCAACTGCGCCAGCTGCCACGGCCAGAACGGCAAGTCGGACAACCCGGTCGGCTCGAGCCTGATGCCCCCGGCGCGTAACTTCACTACCGAAGACCCCAAAGAGTGGACCAATCAACCGGTCAACGCCCTGAGTGTCTTCGACGCGATCACCAACGGCGTGCCAGGCACCTCGATGGCATCCTACGCGAACCTCGGTGAGGACGAGCGCTGGGCCCTGACCCAATACGTGCTGAACTGGGTCCCCGACAGCGTCAAGGTCGACGCGACCGAGGCGCAGATCGTCGCCGCGTGTCGTAGCTTGAGCGCCCCGGAAGCCCCGGAGCCCATCTCGATCGACGTCGCCATGCGCGCGCTGATCAAAGACCAGGCCGAGCAGCGCGCGGTGCGCCACGCTCAATACGGAGCGGTCGAATTGCAGGCCGGCGCGGACGCCAAGTCGGGCGCCCTCACCTTCATGCAGAGCTGCGCAAGCTGCCACGGTAACTCGGGCTCGGGTGCCGCCACCGGCCCGCTCGGCGCACAACCGCCCTACTTCTACCTGACCACCGACCGGCTCAGCCCGGCGGCCGCAGGTGGAACCACCGCGGACTTCGCCCGACGTTCCTACGCCGGCGCCCACGCAACGCTCGCCGGCATGAGCTCGGCGGCCACGCTGAGCAAAGCCGAGTGGAGCAACCTGCAGGCCTACGTCGCATCCTTCGACGGCGACGTCGAGATCAAGGTCGCCGCCCCCAAGGTTGACCCCGAAGCGGTCACCACGCAAGGCGAAGTCGCCCCCGAAGGCGAGGCGGCTCCCGAAGCCGAGACCGAATAA
- a CDS encoding cytochrome c oxidase subunit II has product MSIHTNSKRPFKLLIPALVVLTAILVPMTALAIPGSGEYIGIHSGSGRLINELYRDVFMACLLIMVIVEGLLIFSILKFRRRNDDEQPYQNHGNMKLELGWTLAVIVLQIYLGFTTISVMYDTEVLPEKSMTVEAVARQWAWDFKYPEQGGIVSPDLIIPANTNITLEVTSKDVIHALFIPEMGVKIDAVPGRKNYYWFNADGKFKQLPNSGRDTQEASSRVYPTTRSGWWQGLKDRFSMNENTFYSPAAGSTLERQVTYLAGRPDTDSPYTQYSGTEYRGMCAETCGKDHWNMYFRMVAMTQSSFEQWVDDVKTGANKGEVDGAQLYSQSCVSCHGDNGKGTPGTFPPLAGTELTNEDSEDAKKKHVSIVLNGLDEAVVVQGVTYGLGQMKTQNFGAKFNDEELAAVVNHERTSWGNKGGTVDAEFVASIRDELGLPAFPAGGAEPVSDDELMAVGQTVYASCVSCHGQDGKGLESAPGFTGNKIAMNDLEAAVKALDNGLDTQDWSGVQPAMGKGMSDKQVAGVLTYIRKSFGNEGDAVQPAEVTTIREAANK; this is encoded by the coding sequence ATGAGCATCCATACCAACTCGAAACGCCCTTTTAAGCTTCTAATCCCCGCGCTTGTTGTTCTGACGGCGATTCTCGTGCCGATGACCGCGCTCGCGATCCCCGGCTCCGGCGAGTATATCGGTATCCACTCCGGTAGTGGCCGTTTGATCAACGAGCTGTATCGCGATGTGTTCATGGCGTGCCTGCTGATTATGGTGATCGTTGAGGGTCTCCTCATCTTCTCCATTCTCAAATTCCGTCGTCGCAACGACGACGAGCAGCCGTACCAGAACCACGGCAATATGAAGTTGGAGTTGGGATGGACCCTGGCGGTTATCGTCCTGCAGATCTATCTGGGCTTCACCACCATCAGCGTCATGTACGACACCGAGGTTCTGCCCGAGAAGTCGATGACGGTTGAAGCGGTCGCTCGCCAATGGGCATGGGACTTCAAATATCCGGAGCAAGGCGGCATCGTCAGCCCGGACCTCATCATCCCGGCGAACACCAACATCACGCTGGAAGTCACGTCCAAAGACGTCATCCACGCGCTGTTCATCCCCGAGATGGGCGTCAAGATCGACGCCGTTCCGGGACGCAAGAACTACTATTGGTTCAACGCGGACGGTAAATTCAAGCAGCTGCCGAACTCGGGTCGCGACACCCAAGAGGCGAGCTCGCGGGTCTACCCCACCACGCGCAGTGGTTGGTGGCAGGGCCTGAAAGACCGTTTCAGCATGAACGAGAACACCTTCTATAGCCCGGCCGCCGGCTCGACCCTTGAGCGTCAGGTGACCTACCTGGCCGGTCGCCCCGACACCGACTCCCCCTACACTCAATACTCGGGCACCGAGTACCGCGGCATGTGCGCGGAGACCTGCGGTAAAGACCACTGGAATATGTATTTCCGTATGGTCGCCATGACCCAGTCGAGCTTCGAGCAGTGGGTCGACGACGTGAAGACCGGCGCCAACAAAGGCGAAGTCGACGGCGCTCAGCTCTATAGTCAGAGCTGTGTTTCCTGCCACGGCGACAACGGCAAGGGTACCCCGGGCACCTTCCCGCCGCTGGCCGGCACCGAGCTGACCAACGAAGACAGCGAAGACGCCAAGAAGAAGCACGTCTCCATCGTCCTCAACGGCCTCGACGAAGCAGTCGTCGTCCAGGGCGTCACCTACGGTCTGGGTCAGATGAAGACCCAGAACTTCGGCGCCAAGTTCAACGACGAAGAGCTCGCCGCGGTCGTCAACCACGAGCGTACCAGCTGGGGCAACAAAGGCGGCACGGTGGACGCTGAGTTCGTCGCGTCAATCCGCGACGAGTTGGGCCTGCCGGCCTTCCCCGCCGGTGGTGCCGAGCCGGTCTCCGACGACGAGCTGATGGCGGTCGGCCAAACGGTCTACGCTTCCTGCGTGAGCTGCCACGGACAGGACGGAAAAGGTCTCGAGAGTGCCCCTGGCTTCACCGGAAACAAGATCGCGATGAACGACCTCGAGGCGGCCGTCAAGGCGCTCGACAACGGGCTCGACACCCAGGACTGGTCCGGCGTCCAGCCGGCCATGGGTAAGGGCATGAGCGACAAGCAGGTCGCCGGTGTGCTCACCTATATTCGCAAGTCGTTTGGCAACGAAGGCGACGCTGTACAGCCCGCTGAAGTCACCACGATTCGTGAAGCAGCCAATAAATAA
- the ctaD gene encoding cytochrome c oxidase subunit I produces MSTETKYGYLAPLTEKSRKSAVHYAKEWFGSTDAKRIGVMYVIFALFMGALGALLSVFIRAELLHAGPDFMGPDFYSTLPGMHASLMIFFFVIPIYTGLGNFIIPIQIGAPDMAFPKLNLVAFWILPASGMMLLSSYVFNAPGFGWTAYPPISTSAFSPSIGADLWNVSVILAGVSSTMAAVNFLATIFNMRCKNMSFFQLSLFTWAIIVTSLLILAATPVLSSALIMLQLERTFPGAFHFFSPAQGGDPILYQHLFWFYSHPAVYIMILPGFGIISEVLPTFSRKPIFGYSVMTWSLVAISVLGFLVWAHHMFTTGIALRVRVGFMFLSMIIAVPTGIKIFSWLATIWNGSLKFDTPMLFGLGFLSMFTLGGLSGVVIAAVPIDIQLHDTYYIVAHIHYVLVAGSVMTIFAGLYYWFPKLTGKTYHETLGKVHFWGTAIFINVTFFGMHYLGMKGMPRRYFDYDPQFEALNFISSIGAFALVAIQFVWLFNMLWSLKYGKVVGRNPWKDGTNLEWYTTSPPQHHNFPEAPVWTPIDRSHGHNTGGPKRDADQLTEPLPAE; encoded by the coding sequence ATGTCTACTGAAACCAAATACGGTTATCTCGCGCCGCTGACTGAAAAGTCGCGCAAATCCGCAGTCCATTACGCCAAAGAGTGGTTCGGCAGCACGGACGCAAAACGCATCGGCGTGATGTATGTAATTTTCGCGTTGTTTATGGGCGCGCTTGGAGCGCTGCTGTCTGTCTTCATCCGCGCGGAGCTGCTCCACGCGGGGCCGGACTTCATGGGACCGGATTTCTACTCCACCCTGCCCGGCATGCACGCCTCATTGATGATCTTCTTTTTCGTCATCCCGATTTATACCGGCCTGGGTAACTTCATCATCCCGATTCAGATCGGCGCGCCCGATATGGCGTTCCCCAAGCTAAACCTGGTGGCGTTCTGGATCCTGCCGGCCTCCGGCATGATGCTGTTGAGCTCGTATGTGTTCAACGCGCCCGGCTTCGGTTGGACTGCGTACCCGCCGATCTCGACCTCGGCCTTCTCGCCGTCGATCGGCGCGGACCTGTGGAACGTCTCCGTCATCCTCGCCGGCGTGAGCTCGACGATGGCGGCGGTCAACTTCCTTGCGACCATCTTCAATATGCGTTGCAAGAATATGTCGTTCTTCCAGCTCTCGCTTTTCACCTGGGCTATCATCGTCACCAGCCTGCTCATCCTTGCGGCGACGCCGGTGCTCTCCAGCGCGCTCATCATGCTGCAGCTTGAGCGTACCTTCCCGGGCGCGTTCCACTTCTTTAGCCCGGCTCAGGGCGGAGACCCGATTCTGTACCAGCATCTGTTCTGGTTCTATTCGCACCCCGCTGTTTATATCATGATTCTGCCCGGCTTCGGCATCATCTCCGAAGTGCTTCCGACCTTCTCGCGCAAGCCCATCTTCGGCTACTCCGTGATGACCTGGTCGCTGGTCGCCATCTCCGTGCTCGGCTTCCTGGTGTGGGCACATCATATGTTCACCACGGGCATCGCCCTGCGCGTGCGCGTCGGCTTCATGTTCCTGTCGATGATTATCGCGGTGCCCACCGGCATCAAGATCTTCAGTTGGCTGGCCACGATTTGGAACGGCAGCCTTAAATTTGACACCCCGATGCTCTTTGGTCTTGGCTTCCTGTCGATGTTCACCCTCGGCGGCCTCTCCGGCGTCGTCATCGCCGCCGTGCCGATCGATATCCAGCTGCATGACACCTATTATATCGTCGCCCACATCCACTACGTCCTGGTGGCTGGCTCGGTCATGACGATCTTCGCGGGTCTGTACTATTGGTTCCCGAAGCTTACCGGCAAAACCTACCACGAGACCCTGGGCAAAGTTCACTTCTGGGGCACCGCGATCTTCATCAACGTGACCTTCTTCGGCATGCACTACCTCGGCATGAAGGGAATGCCGCGTCGCTATTTCGACTATGACCCGCAGTTCGAGGCCCTCAACTTCATCTCGAGCATCGGCGCGTTCGCCCTGGTCGCGATTCAGTTCGTCTGGCTCTTCAATATGCTTTGGAGCCTGAAATACGGCAAAGTCGTGGGCCGCAACCCCTGGAAAGATGGCACCAACCTGGAGTGGTACACCACCTCGCCGCCCCAGCACCATAACTTCCCCGAGGCGCCGGTCTGGACCCCCATTGACCGCAGCCACGGCCACAACACGGGCGGCCCCAAGCGCGACGCAGACCAACTCACTGAACCGCTTCCCGCTGAGTAA
- a CDS encoding cytochrome c oxidase subunit 3: protein MATQQVAESVSDVDVSGESLGITNGKIGLWTFLLMDAMTFAGFLAGYARLRWTPDSNWPNPFETFGVTGIQLTAFNTFVLICSSVSMVHVLSETIRGDLERARKWMVVTIVGGLIFLGIQGFEWTHLILEKWPYLVGGGAVDYNLNFAGTFLSLTGFHGAHVAIGVMYNIIIYLGLRRGKITQENSSLIELAGLYWHFVDLVWILVFTFVYLI from the coding sequence ATGGCAACGCAACAAGTCGCAGAGTCTGTTAGCGACGTCGACGTCAGCGGCGAGTCTCTCGGAATTACAAACGGAAAGATTGGACTGTGGACCTTTTTGCTCATGGACGCCATGACCTTCGCAGGGTTCCTGGCAGGTTACGCGCGACTGCGCTGGACCCCCGACAGCAACTGGCCCAACCCGTTTGAGACCTTCGGTGTCACCGGCATCCAGCTCACCGCCTTTAATACCTTCGTGCTCATTTGCAGTAGCGTCTCGATGGTCCACGTGCTCTCCGAGACCATTCGGGGCGACCTGGAGCGCGCGCGCAAATGGATGGTCGTGACCATCGTCGGCGGCTTGATCTTCCTGGGCATCCAGGGCTTCGAGTGGACCCACCTCATCCTTGAGAAATGGCCCTACCTGGTCGGCGGCGGCGCGGTTGATTATAACCTGAACTTCGCGGGCACCTTCCTGAGCCTCACCGGCTTCCACGGCGCTCACGTTGCCATCGGCGTGATGTATAATATCATCATCTATCTGGGGCTTCGCCGCGGAAAGATTACCCAGGAGAACTCCTCCTTGATCGAGCTGGCGGGCCTTTATTGGCACTTCGTCGACCTGGTCTGGATTCTGGTCTTCACCTTTGTTTATCTCATCTGA
- a CDS encoding cytochrome C oxidase subunit IV family protein — protein sequence MQTLEEVEQKNWLGISWLKSDYMWVWVALLVLTLLEVIVPEPELIGLGSFPGFMGIMEPRTFQVVSLIGLAVIKTFLVAWYYMHLISERPLIVLIAAAPFVFATFLTIGMFPWGPG from the coding sequence ATGCAAACACTCGAAGAAGTTGAACAAAAGAATTGGCTCGGCATCTCCTGGCTCAAATCCGACTATATGTGGGTATGGGTTGCGCTCTTGGTCCTGACGCTGCTCGAGGTCATCGTGCCCGAGCCCGAGCTCATCGGTCTGGGTTCGTTCCCCGGGTTCATGGGCATCATGGAGCCACGCACCTTTCAGGTCGTGTCGCTGATTGGCCTGGCGGTCATCAAGACCTTCCTGGTCGCCTGGTATTATATGCATCTTATCAGCGAGCGCCCGCTGATTGTCTTGATCGCCGCGGCCCCGTTTGTCTTCGCGACCTTCCTGACCATCGGCATGTTCCCGTGGGGACCGGGCTGA
- a CDS encoding heme o synthase — translation MGTPAAEPSPSNSTRQRISDYYHLMKPGILRLLVITASCTMLVAARGMPDGWLFLWTIIGSILVCASANVCNMVWDRDIDPMMRRTKNRPIPQGRVSARSATIFAALLGLSGVAVLAVLVNPLAALMGFLGHIYYSVIYTMWLKRSTPHNIVIGGGAGAFPALIGWTAVTGSLSWTAWIIFAIVFLWTPPHFWALALYKDIDYDKANIPMMPVVRGEHTTKLQMLLYTLVLIGMTTLLAVVGMMGIIYLVASVLLGAGFAYCCVRCAFDDTDRWAKRTFAYSIVYLGLLFGAMSADSLYTKHFTQTRHIADQMNRESVIFLGYTPNPESSGLNLPTNVGTP, via the coding sequence ATGGGCACTCCCGCCGCCGAACCTTCGCCTTCGAATTCAACCCGACAACGCATCAGTGATTATTATCACTTGATGAAACCGGGCATCTTGCGCCTGCTGGTGATCACCGCGTCCTGCACGATGCTGGTCGCCGCGCGCGGCATGCCCGACGGGTGGCTCTTCTTGTGGACCATCATCGGCAGCATCCTGGTCTGCGCGAGCGCGAATGTCTGCAATATGGTGTGGGACCGCGATATCGACCCGATGATGCGGCGCACCAAGAATCGCCCGATCCCGCAGGGACGCGTGTCGGCGCGAAGCGCGACGATCTTCGCCGCCCTGCTCGGCCTGTCGGGCGTCGCAGTCCTCGCCGTGCTGGTGAATCCTCTGGCGGCGCTAATGGGCTTTCTGGGGCATATCTACTATTCGGTCATCTATACGATGTGGCTCAAGCGCAGTACGCCGCATAATATCGTCATCGGCGGCGGCGCCGGCGCGTTCCCCGCCCTGATCGGGTGGACCGCGGTCACCGGCAGCCTGAGCTGGACCGCCTGGATCATCTTCGCCATCGTATTCCTGTGGACGCCGCCGCATTTCTGGGCGCTCGCGCTGTACAAAGACATCGACTACGACAAGGCCAATATCCCGATGATGCCAGTGGTGCGCGGCGAGCACACCACGAAGCTGCAGATGCTTTTGTACACGCTGGTGCTTATCGGCATGACGACCCTGCTGGCGGTCGTCGGCATGATGGGCATCATCTACCTGGTCGCCTCGGTCCTGCTTGGCGCGGGCTTCGCCTATTGCTGTGTGCGTTGCGCTTTCGACGACACCGACCGCTGGGCCAAGCGCACCTTCGCCTATTCCATCGTGTATCTTGGCCTGCTCTTTGGGGCGATGTCGGCCGACAGCCTCTACACCAAGCACTTCACCCAGACGCGCCATATCGCCGACCAGATGAATCGGGAGTCGGTCATATTCCTGGGATATACCCCCAACCCGGAGTCTTCGGGCTTGAATTTGCCGACGAACGTGGGTACCCCCTAA
- a CDS encoding cytochrome c oxidase assembly protein: MTDDQKDQQAAEKLDLTGKTTNGVLPYADGTHVATDHTKLLKFVGITLAASFALAWGSIPLYRIICAKIDPGGSSSQNGTVSEYTNVTVDESRELKIRFSATVNSELPWEFVPTEYTATVHPGEKRLTKFYSKNLSYADTIVGKGVYDIVPPEAAQYFKKIECFCFTEQTLAPSESMDMPLYFWFDPDIPKHITNITLSYTFFKVKTVDTPVEKAGDNAPAVETASAAQISP, encoded by the coding sequence ATGACAGATGACCAGAAAGACCAACAGGCTGCTGAGAAGCTTGACCTGACCGGCAAGACCACAAACGGCGTGCTTCCCTACGCCGACGGCACCCACGTCGCCACCGATCACACAAAGCTTCTGAAGTTCGTTGGCATCACCCTGGCCGCGTCGTTCGCGCTCGCCTGGGGCTCCATCCCGCTCTACCGCATCATCTGCGCCAAGATCGATCCGGGCGGCTCCTCGTCGCAGAACGGCACGGTGTCAGAATACACCAACGTCACCGTGGACGAGTCGCGCGAGCTCAAGATTCGCTTCTCGGCCACCGTCAATAGCGAGCTGCCCTGGGAGTTCGTCCCGACCGAGTATACCGCGACGGTTCACCCAGGCGAGAAACGCCTGACCAAATTCTACTCCAAGAATTTGAGCTACGCCGACACCATCGTCGGCAAAGGCGTCTACGATATCGTGCCGCCCGAGGCCGCTCAATATTTCAAGAAAATCGAGTGTTTCTGCTTCACCGAGCAAACACTTGCCCCCAGTGAGTCGATGGATATGCCGCTGTATTTCTGGTTCGACCCGGATATCCCCAAGCATATCACCAATATCACGCTGTCTTATACCTTCTTCAAAGTGAAGACGGTCGACACGCCGGTCGAGAAAGCTGGCGACAATGCCCCGGCCGTAGAGACCGCAAGCGCCGCGCAGATTTCGCCCTAA
- a CDS encoding SURF1 family protein, with amino-acid sequence MSQRKRLQFKPRFWPTLGTIVGLALLLALGTWQTLRYFEKLAIEAERAAHLTDARIQVKSLAEFQQKARSYSPIEVRGSLDPDYVFLFKHRTHDGGKPGYWVGGVLRFAEGPGGLIVNRGWVHRNSAQELAAEPLDTELKSYNGLVYQPQRVIADEGTRAELTRGELALKTSAQGDVVEWESYDITGIAQALSVETPTTPTILVLGPEHSEYPYPVASLEYVTQPYMTSERHLGYLSFWYLTALGLLGMYLANAFGLLTSGRHNPAPSQPQS; translated from the coding sequence ATGAGCCAGCGCAAACGCCTGCAATTTAAGCCCCGATTCTGGCCCACGCTGGGCACCATCGTGGGCCTCGCGCTGCTGCTCGCCCTGGGCACCTGGCAGACCCTTCGGTATTTCGAGAAGCTCGCGATCGAAGCCGAGCGCGCCGCGCACCTCACCGACGCGCGCATTCAGGTCAAGAGCCTGGCCGAATTCCAGCAAAAGGCCCGCTCCTACAGCCCCATCGAGGTCCGCGGCTCCCTCGATCCAGATTACGTTTTTTTATTTAAACATCGCACCCACGACGGCGGAAAGCCCGGCTATTGGGTCGGCGGCGTGCTGCGTTTTGCAGAAGGCCCGGGCGGGCTGATCGTCAATCGTGGGTGGGTGCACCGAAACAGCGCCCAGGAGCTCGCCGCCGAACCCCTGGACACCGAGCTCAAGTCCTATAACGGGCTTGTTTATCAGCCCCAGCGCGTCATCGCAGACGAGGGCACCCGCGCCGAATTGACGCGCGGCGAGCTTGCGCTGAAGACCTCTGCGCAGGGGGATGTCGTCGAGTGGGAGTCCTACGATATCACCGGCATCGCGCAGGCGTTGAGCGTCGAGACCCCGACCACGCCGACCATCCTGGTGCTCGGCCCCGAGCATAGTGAGTATCCCTATCCGGTGGCGAGCCTGGAATACGTCACGCAGCCCTATATGACCTCGGAGCGCCACCTGGGGTATCTGAGCTTCTGGTATTTGACCGCGCTGGGGCTTCTGGGGATGTATTTGGCCAACGCCTTCGGCCTGCTGACTTCGGGGCGCCATAACCCGGCGCCGTCGCAGCCGCAGAGCTAG
- a CDS encoding peroxiredoxin family protein — protein MSASSVKILILVAALGAFAAMIAGPWAIADKPGVMEAVVRLDGEWVDRPAPDFELLDVDSGQAASLSSYRGKVVFLNFWASYCVPCRKEMPSMEELVRQYRNRGLVMVAVSLDVEQQDIGKFMDEFLPNQQSQMTVLWDPNSQSSAAMGTELIPETYIIDRDGQIVARFVSDYDWTRPEVKQLIEALL, from the coding sequence ATGAGTGCATCTTCGGTCAAAATTCTGATTCTCGTGGCTGCGTTGGGGGCCTTCGCGGCCATGATCGCGGGGCCCTGGGCCATCGCCGACAAGCCGGGTGTGATGGAGGCGGTGGTGCGCCTGGACGGCGAGTGGGTGGACCGCCCGGCGCCGGACTTCGAGCTGCTCGACGTCGACAGCGGCCAGGCCGCCAGCCTGTCGAGCTATCGCGGCAAGGTGGTCTTCTTGAACTTCTGGGCCAGCTATTGCGTGCCGTGCCGCAAAGAGATGCCGAGCATGGAGGAGTTGGTGCGCCAATACCGCAACCGCGGGCTGGTCATGGTCGCGGTGAGCCTGGACGTCGAGCAGCAAGATATCGGCAAATTCATGGACGAGTTTTTGCCCAATCAACAGAGCCAGATGACCGTGTTATGGGACCCGAATAGTCAGAGCTCGGCGGCCATGGGCACCGAGTTGATTCCCGAGACCTATATCATCGACCGCGACGGCCAGATCGTCGCGCGATTTGTGAGTGATTATGACTGGACTCGCCCCGAAGTGAAGCAGTTGATCGAGGCGTTGCTCTGA
- a CDS encoding MBL fold metallo-hydrolase, with translation MNVEILASSISDNFFYLLHDSQGRAVLVDPVDGAQAVEFLRREGLELEAVVNTHFHHDHIGGNDAVFAAFPQASLLAGAVDTPQIEAGQSRAVDRKLYAGDAVAVGEVEVRVLDTPGHTPGHISLLGERHLLSGDTLFAGGVGNCSFGGDPGVLYATFRDVISALSDSVIFYPGHDYALRNLEFILSLEPDNAPAQELLKAEREVVEAAKADRVAKKDRILRRRTLGDERAYNPFLRVDDPALVEGLKTSHGDIFSQEMQKSEAPAEAAFRTLRRLRNDW, from the coding sequence ATGAATGTTGAAATACTCGCCAGTTCGATCAGTGACAACTTCTTCTACCTCTTGCACGACTCACAGGGACGGGCGGTGTTGGTGGACCCGGTCGATGGGGCGCAGGCGGTGGAGTTTCTGCGGCGCGAGGGGCTGGAGTTAGAGGCGGTGGTCAATACACATTTTCATCACGACCATATCGGCGGCAATGACGCGGTCTTTGCGGCGTTCCCGCAGGCGTCGCTGCTCGCCGGGGCGGTGGACACGCCCCAGATCGAGGCGGGCCAATCGCGCGCGGTAGACCGAAAGCTGTACGCCGGCGACGCGGTGGCGGTCGGCGAAGTCGAGGTGCGCGTGTTGGATACGCCCGGGCATACGCCGGGGCATATTAGCTTGCTCGGCGAGCGCCATCTGTTAAGCGGAGACACCCTCTTTGCCGGGGGCGTCGGAAATTGCAGCTTTGGCGGGGACCCCGGGGTCCTCTACGCGACCTTTCGCGACGTAATCAGCGCGCTGAGCGATTCGGTGATCTTCTATCCGGGCCACGACTACGCGCTGCGAAATCTGGAGTTTATCCTCTCCTTGGAGCCCGACAACGCGCCGGCGCAGGAGCTACTCAAGGCCGAGCGCGAAGTCGTCGAGGCGGCCAAGGCTGATCGGGTCGCCAAAAAGGACCGGATTTTGCGCCGCCGAACCCTCGGCGACGAGCGGGCGTATAATCCGTTTCTACGGGTCGACGACCCCGCGCTCGTGGAGGGGCTTAAGACCTCGCATGGCGATATTTTTTCCCAGGAAATGCAAAAGTCCGAGGCGCCGGCCGAGGCAGCGTTTCGCACCCTTCGCAGGCTGCGCAATGACTGGTAA